One genomic window of Trichlorobacter lovleyi includes the following:
- a CDS encoding DEAD/DEAH box helicase, whose product MPFQQFSFHPKVVAGINALGYTTPTPIQAQAIPKIMAGHDLMGLAQTGTGKTAAFALPILHRLMQGPRKQVRALVIAPTRELAEQINDAMLELGQQTRLKSITVYGGVNVNPQIEKLRNGVEIVVACPGRLLDHISQGTIDLTNLELLVLDEADQMFDMGFLPDIRRILKHLPSQRQTMLFSATMPAEIRGLAREILRDPATVQVDNVAPASTVSHALYPVAQHLKTPLLMQLLKHTDTDSVLIFTRTKHRAKRVGEQLEKAGYTAASLQGNLSQNRRQAAMDGFRNGTYQILVATDIAARGIDVSQVSHVINYDIPDTSEAYIHRIGRTGRAARNGDAFTMVTDEDTVMVKAIERTLGTAIERRTVEGFDYSVPAPRKDDEFARPPRPPRNQPKAKKPQPKPAAGQGAVHAAAGVKPSGSKPESAGGARHPQRPQRPR is encoded by the coding sequence ATGCCGTTTCAACAATTCAGTTTTCACCCCAAGGTCGTAGCAGGAATCAATGCCCTTGGCTACACCACCCCCACACCGATCCAGGCCCAGGCCATACCGAAGATCATGGCCGGCCATGACCTGATGGGACTGGCCCAGACCGGCACCGGCAAGACCGCTGCCTTTGCCCTGCCGATCCTGCACCGTCTGATGCAGGGGCCGCGCAAGCAGGTGCGCGCCCTGGTGATCGCCCCGACCCGCGAGCTGGCCGAACAGATAAATGACGCCATGCTGGAGCTGGGGCAGCAGACCCGTCTGAAGAGCATCACGGTCTACGGTGGCGTCAACGTTAACCCGCAGATAGAGAAACTCAGAAACGGGGTAGAGATCGTCGTGGCCTGCCCCGGCCGCCTGCTGGATCATATCAGCCAGGGCACCATTGACCTGACCAATCTGGAACTGCTGGTGCTGGACGAGGCCGACCAGATGTTCGATATGGGTTTTTTGCCGGATATCCGCCGGATTCTGAAACACCTGCCTAGCCAGCGTCAGACCATGCTGTTTTCCGCCACCATGCCGGCCGAGATCCGCGGCCTGGCCCGCGAGATCCTGCGCGATCCGGCCACGGTGCAGGTGGATAACGTTGCTCCGGCCTCCACGGTCAGCCATGCGCTCTATCCGGTGGCCCAGCACCTGAAAACCCCGCTGCTGATGCAGTTGCTGAAGCATACCGATACTGATTCGGTGCTGATCTTTACCCGCACCAAGCACCGCGCCAAGCGGGTGGGGGAACAGCTGGAAAAGGCCGGCTACACCGCTGCCTCGCTGCAGGGTAACCTTTCCCAGAACCGGCGTCAGGCGGCCATGGACGGCTTCCGGAACGGTACCTATCAGATCCTGGTGGCAACCGACATTGCCGCCCGCGGGATTGATGTCTCGCAGGTCTCCCACGTGATCAACTACGATATCCCGGACACCAGTGAGGCCTATATCCACCGCATCGGCCGTACCGGCCGGGCCGCCAGAAACGGCGATGCCTTTACCATGGTCACCGATGAGGACACGGTCATGGTCAAGGCGATTGAACGCACCCTGGGGACTGCCATTGAACGTCGTACCGTGGAGGGGTTTGATTACAGCGTGCCTGCCCCGCGCAAGGATGACGAGTTTGCCCGTCCGCCACGTCCGCCCCGGAACCAGCCCAAGGCCAAGAAACCGCAGCCGAAGCCGGCAGCAGGGCAGGGCGCCGTACACGCCGCTGCAGGGGTCAAGCCAAGTGGCAGCAAACCGGAGTCGGCCGGTGGGGCTCGGCATCCGCAGCGGCCGCAACGGCCGCGCTAG
- a CDS encoding CHASE2 domain-containing protein: MKTTHSKLIRILIGFAATALFSLLLLKPPHTFDLIEAKLYDIRFKLRGSIPPPDSVVIATIDEKSLDRLGRWPWSRNVLARLVDRLNQADAAVIAFDVIFPEPEAHDETFARAIEQAGTVVLAVAFDFEHRSDHTAADPVLEQSAIVSVEHDELFNTYPPIISGGMLTVPVKRLKDKALGFAHINMFPDEVDGTLRWESLLLGHDRFLYPSLSLRAAAEYLGIPPERIVVDATRGIRVGKVSIPTDHWGRMPINYYGPGKTFRHISVVDILDGKVGRKELANRVVYIGATAIGIYDLRVTPVSAAYPGVEKSAAVTASILEQRFIRQASQQQNLLFLIGSGVLLSLLLSRVRLVWGALVTLLFLAAVFLTGQLFFSSSGLWLNLACPLNNIILIFMAVTAWNYAFEERHARQIRAMFSSYVTQTIVNELINNPQMAKLGGERRIITVLFSDVKGFTTFSEQHTPEEVVALLNEFLGAMTDVILKWGGTLDKFIGDAIVVFWNAPGPVENHAERAVRCAAEMIERLTELQQAWQQAGKPCLSAGIGINTGEAVVGNIGAEGKKMDYTVIGDQVNLGARVESLTRLFKADILITGGTLAALQPGIAAGQLNGIAIRGVQQVIVKGKEQPVCLYEVSMLNKNELFRFSECPTGEPLKLTEK; this comes from the coding sequence ATGAAAACCACCCATTCAAAACTGATCCGGATCCTGATCGGCTTTGCCGCCACCGCGCTATTCAGCCTGCTGCTGCTTAAACCACCCCACACCTTTGATCTGATCGAAGCCAAGCTGTATGACATCCGCTTCAAGCTGCGCGGCAGCATCCCTCCCCCTGATTCGGTCGTGATTGCCACTATTGATGAAAAGAGTCTGGATCGCCTGGGACGCTGGCCCTGGAGCCGAAATGTCCTGGCCCGCCTGGTTGATCGCCTGAACCAGGCAGATGCGGCGGTGATTGCGTTTGACGTCATCTTTCCTGAGCCGGAGGCCCATGACGAGACGTTTGCCCGTGCGATCGAACAGGCCGGCACGGTCGTGCTGGCGGTGGCCTTTGATTTTGAACACAGGTCGGACCATACCGCCGCTGACCCTGTGCTTGAGCAGTCGGCCATTGTGTCGGTGGAACATGATGAGCTGTTCAACACCTATCCGCCGATCATCTCGGGCGGCATGCTGACGGTTCCGGTCAAAAGGCTCAAAGACAAGGCCCTGGGCTTTGCCCATATCAATATGTTCCCGGACGAGGTTGACGGCACCCTGCGCTGGGAATCGCTCCTGCTGGGCCATGACCGCTTCCTGTATCCCTCCCTGTCACTGCGGGCGGCAGCGGAATATCTGGGGATACCGCCGGAACGGATTGTTGTTGATGCCACCCGCGGCATCAGGGTCGGCAAAGTGTCGATCCCCACGGATCACTGGGGGCGGATGCCGATCAACTACTATGGCCCAGGCAAGACCTTCCGGCACATTTCGGTGGTTGATATCCTGGACGGCAAGGTCGGCAGGAAGGAACTTGCCAACCGGGTCGTCTATATCGGCGCCACCGCCATCGGCATCTATGACCTCAGGGTGACCCCTGTCTCTGCGGCCTACCCCGGTGTGGAAAAGAGCGCCGCAGTAACCGCCTCAATCCTTGAGCAACGCTTTATCCGCCAGGCCTCCCAACAGCAGAATCTGCTGTTCCTGATCGGCAGCGGCGTGCTGCTGAGCCTGCTGTTAAGCCGCGTGCGCCTGGTCTGGGGGGCGCTGGTAACCCTGCTGTTCCTGGCTGCGGTGTTCCTGACCGGCCAGCTCTTTTTCAGTAGCTCCGGGCTGTGGCTGAACCTGGCCTGCCCCCTGAACAACATCATCCTGATCTTCATGGCGGTCACGGCCTGGAACTACGCCTTTGAGGAGCGCCATGCCCGCCAGATACGCGCCATGTTCTCCAGTTATGTAACCCAGACCATCGTCAACGAGCTGATCAACAACCCCCAGATGGCAAAACTGGGCGGAGAACGGCGGATCATCACGGTGCTGTTCTCGGATGTAAAGGGGTTTACGACCTTTTCCGAGCAACATACGCCGGAGGAGGTGGTTGCCTTGCTGAACGAGTTCCTGGGGGCCATGACCGACGTGATCCTGAAGTGGGGCGGGACACTGGACAAGTTCATCGGTGACGCCATCGTGGTATTCTGGAACGCGCCGGGGCCGGTGGAGAACCATGCCGAACGGGCGGTCCGCTGCGCCGCCGAGATGATTGAGCGCCTGACGGAGCTGCAGCAGGCCTGGCAACAGGCCGGCAAGCCGTGCCTGTCGGCAGGTATCGGCATCAACACCGGCGAGGCGGTGGTGGGCAACATCGGTGCCGAAGGGAAGAAGATGGACTACACCGTGATCGGTGACCAGGTCAATCTGGGGGCACGTGTAGAGTCGCTGACCCGGCTGTTCAAGGCCGATATCCTGATCACCGGAGGGACCCTGGCAGCGCTGCAGCCGGGCATTGCAGCGGGGCAGTTGAACGGCATTGCCATCCGCGGGGTGCAGCAGGTGATCGTGAAGGGGAAGGAACAGCCGGTTTGTCTGTACGAGGTCAGCATGTTGAACAAAAATGAGCTATTCCGGTTTAGTGAATGCCCGACCGGCGAACCGCTCAAGCTGACGGAGAAGTAA